In Nocardia sp. NBC_00403, the DNA window TGGCACAGGGCAATACGCGGGCGATGAGCGATGCCATGGCCGACGACTTCCGCTGGACTTTTCCGGGGAACTGGTCGTGGTCCGGCAGCTGGGAGCCGAAAACCATTGTGCTGAAAGAACTTCTGCGCCCACTCATGGCGCAGTTCACCGAATACCGGAGCACAGCAGACTTCATCATCGCTGAAGACGACCACGTCGTGGCACAGGTCCGCGGCCACGCGATCACAATTAGCGGCGAGCCGTACGAACAGACCTATTGCATGATCTTCCGACTCGCGGACGGACAGCTCACCGAACTGATCGAGCACTGCGACACCGCACTGGTCGAACGCGTACTCGAACCGCCCGCGGGCGGCCGTCGTCAACAAGTGTGAACTTCCCATGGGCGGCAAGCCCGGACCCGGAGAATATCGATCACTTTTCCTAAACTCGGGCGGATGACACAGCCAACTCCCTGGCAAACGGGCAAAAATCCACCCGGGCGGGTCGACCCGCCCGCCCCGACTGCACGCGGCGCACCACGGCGTCGAGTCGAGGTCCAGAACGCAATAGCCGCGCTTCGACCGCATCTGGCCCCGCTCCGCGGAAATTGGGGCTACGTGGTCGCCGCAGTCGGGAGCATCATTACTTTCTTCACACTGTTCCAACCGTGGGTAAACGCTGCCACGCTCGACGGCAGAATCAAAGCCACCCCTTTCGGGAAATTCGAAATATCCAGCTCCCTTGTCGCCCTGTGGTCGGGAGCACCACCGCCGCAGGCGAAAGTCAACGGCATGTGGGCCGTCCTGGCCTGCGTCGCCATCGCCGTCACACTGTTCGCCGTGGCTGTCAATCTTCGGGCTCGCACAACGGCACTGTCGCATTTGGCCGCAGGATCTTCGGTGGCCATGGCACTATTCATTGCCTTCGCCGTTGTACATATGAACGGCAAAGCCCCCGAATTGCGGGCGATGCTCGGATACGGACGCCCGACAGATCTGGGCAGCCAGATCGGCCTGCTGATGCGCTGGGCTTCCGGCAACGGCAATTACCCGATGCCCGGTATCCGCCAAGTTTCGATAACTACCGCCAGTCTCACCGCCTGGGCATGGTTCGCCATCGCGATCGCGGTGGTTTCGGCCGTCGCGGCCATCGCCCAGTGGGTCCGCAACCGCCCGGCCGGACCCATTCACATACCGCTGCAGATACCGCTGCGCATGCCCGTCGTCATTACGCGGCCATCGTCGGTACCTGCACCTGCACCTGCACCCACACCCACTCCAGCGCCCACACGCGAACCACCCGAGTGACACGGAAAATCTCTACCGCATGGTGACCCCCGGCCGGACGGATGCGCCGACCGATCCGAGCTTCCCACCGGCGGTGGGTTCGGGCTGAACTACACCATGGGATGACTCCTAAACTTGGACCAATGGTGCAGCCGACGCCCTGGCAAGCGGGCAAAACTCCACAGGCGCAGGCTGTTTCGCCC includes these proteins:
- a CDS encoding nuclear transport factor 2 family protein, giving the protein MSAAENKKLIEHIFDQMAQGNTRAMSDAMADDFRWTFPGNWSWSGSWEPKTIVLKELLRPLMAQFTEYRSTADFIIAEDDHVVAQVRGHAITISGEPYEQTYCMIFRLADGQLTELIEHCDTALVERVLEPPAGGRRQQV